Proteins from a genomic interval of Aspergillus flavus chromosome 7, complete sequence:
- a CDS encoding sodium bile acid symporter family protein — translation MWDLVVDQWFLIVMGILIAIASQVQVPKSQQQLKQTVVNYLAVSVIFFINGCTLPTQVLIENLSRWKVHIFTQAQCYLLTSSISYGIVSACATDKDFMDPALLIGIIIVGCLPTAISFNTIMTRKANGNGALTIAQSTIGNLLGPFLTTALLKLYTSTGAWYTDILPETEGFTETYRYVFKQLGLSVFVPLLVGQIIVSVFPRLVKKVFIEWKLSKLSSFALLIVIWSTYDGAFESDAFSGVQSDNMVFVVFILIALFLVWIAITIGVSWLWLSREDTIAVAYLVPTKTPAMGVPITTIMFVGLSEAAQSRIQLPMVIYQGVQTTLSSLLTIPLRKWQATESSPRRLMQAETLELDDQSQDTGSHRRPAHNRSASTIA, via the exons ATGTGGGACTTAGTGGTTGACCAATGGTTTCTAATTGTCATGGGCATCCTGATTGCTATTGCCTCTCAGGTGCAGGTGCCCAAGTCCCAGCAGCAATTGAAGCAAACCGTCGTCAACTATCTAGCAGTCTCCgtcattttcttcatcaatggATGCACACTTCCTACACAGGTCCTAATAGAAAATCTGAGCCGCTGGAAGGTGCACATCTTCACCCAGGCGCAATGTTATCTCCTGACCTCATCTATCAGCTATGGTATTGTCAGCGCCTGTGCAACCGACAAGGATTTTATGGATCCGGCACTATTAATCGGAATCATTATTGTGGGGTGCCTTCCTACCGC CATCTCTTTCAACACAATAATGACCCGAAAAGCCAACGGAAATGGAGCCTTGACTATCGCGCAGTCGACCATTGGGAATCTGCTTGGTCCATTCCTGACGACAGCTTTGTTAAAGCTCTATACCAGTACTGGCGCCTGGTACACAGATATCCTGCCGGAGACCGAAGGATTCACCGAAACATATCGATATGTCTTCAAGCAGCTGGGGCTTTCGGTTTTTGTCCCACTG CTGGTCGGGCAAATTATAGTCAGCGTATTTCCACGTCTAGTGAAGAAAGTATTCATAGAGTGGAAATTAAGCAAATTGAGCTCTTTTGCATTGTTAATCGTTATCTGGAGTACATACGATGGCGCATTCGAGTCAGATGCATTTTCCGGCGTGCAATCGGATAATATGGTATTCGTTGTCTTTATCTTGATAGCACTGTTTCTGGTGTGGATTGCCATTACCATCGGAGTCTCATGGCTATGGCTCAGCCGCGAGGACACGATAGCTGTGGCATATTTGGTGCCCACCAAAACCCCGGCGATGGGTGTGCCAATAACGACAATCATGTTTGTGGGACTGTCTGAAGCCGCTCAGAGTAGGATACAGTTGCCCATGGTCATCTACCAGGGGGTTCAAACGACCCTTAGTAGTTTGTTGACCATTCCACTGAGGAAATGGCAAGCTACCGAGTCTTCGCCGCGTCGATTGATGCAGGCTGAGACCTTGGAATTAGACGATCAGTCGCAGGACACAGGCTCACATAGGAGACCTGCGCACAACAGATCAGCCAGTACTATAGCATGA
- a CDS encoding putative trafficking protein particle complex subunit 2/Sedlin (unnamed protein product), translating to MSYYFTILSSTDVPLFNIAFGTSKGGGDGIARFRFPDTAQYMNQFIIHSSLDIVEEAQWMNGNLYLKHIDTYPPASAYISAFLAPSGARFLLLHQPPQLPSTSSTGSGSSSILGASFSASALGGGSSSRASSSSIGANPTSPQTEEAVRQFMNEVYENYVKTVMSPFYRQGMEIKSPVFRSRVTAAGRKWL from the exons ATGTCCTACTACTTCAccatcctctcctccacggATGTCCCTTTGTTCAACATCGCCTTCGGCACCTCCAAAGGTGGTGGCGATGGAATTGCCCGCTTCCGCTTTCCGGATACCGCACAATATATGAACCAATTCATTATCCATTCAAGTCTGGACATTGTTGAGGAAGCCCAGTGGATGAATGGGAACCT GTATCTAAAACACATCGACACCTATCCCCCTGCCTCAGCCTACATCTCCGCCTTCCTCGCTCCCTCCGGCGCCCGCTTTCTCCTCTTACATCAACCCCCTCAactcccctccacctcctctaCCGGAagcggatcttcttccatacTAGGAGCAAGTTTCTCGGCCTCTGCTCTAGGAGGTGGTAGTTCCAGCCGCGCGTCATCCAGTTCAATCGGGGCGAACCCGACCTCCCCGCAGACCGAGGAGGCCGTGCGCCAATTCATGAACGAGGTTTACGAAAATTATGTCAAGACGGTGATGAGCCCATTCTACAGACAAGGAATGGAGATTAAGAGTCCCGTCTTCAGGTCGAGGGTTACGGCTGCGGGAAGAAAATGGCTGTGA